Proteins encoded within one genomic window of Amycolatopsis japonica:
- a CDS encoding deazapurine DNA modification protein DpdA family protein encodes MNVETDFFLGISEPRHLAAPVPVCIAHQRLQRTTWWVRRDRGLPPYMVDSGAFSMLDSIPDGTPRTELEEHGYWRTDPREYVTAVAEYHHWIGPPVMVGIQDWMCEDHILAKTGLDVDEHQDRTTENYLELTARWNQHFRTVGDSKFIPTLQGGTPHDYVAHIRKYLAAGVDLLAGPVGVGSLCRRQATSEIVAIIRAITAAAPGIRLHGYGVKTLGIRRVGHLLATSDSEAWSVDARHSEPLPGCVGTHKKCVSCLDYALTWRGRLIHSLRSPEPIGGQLDLFEEGIAA; translated from the coding sequence GTGAACGTCGAGACCGACTTCTTCCTGGGCATCTCCGAACCCCGGCACCTCGCCGCGCCGGTCCCGGTGTGCATCGCCCACCAGCGGCTCCAGCGCACCACCTGGTGGGTCCGGCGCGATCGCGGTCTCCCGCCGTACATGGTCGACTCCGGGGCCTTCTCGATGCTCGACTCCATCCCGGACGGCACACCCCGCACGGAGCTGGAGGAACACGGGTACTGGCGCACCGACCCGCGCGAGTACGTCACCGCCGTCGCCGAATACCACCACTGGATCGGCCCGCCGGTGATGGTCGGCATCCAAGACTGGATGTGCGAGGACCACATCCTCGCCAAGACCGGCCTCGACGTCGACGAGCACCAGGACCGCACCACCGAGAACTACCTCGAGCTGACCGCCCGCTGGAATCAGCACTTCCGCACGGTCGGCGACTCGAAGTTCATCCCGACGCTCCAGGGCGGCACGCCCCACGACTACGTCGCCCACATCCGGAAGTACCTCGCCGCTGGCGTCGACCTGCTCGCCGGACCGGTCGGTGTCGGCTCGCTCTGCCGCCGCCAGGCCACCAGCGAAATCGTCGCGATCATCCGGGCGATCACCGCGGCGGCGCCTGGCATCCGCTTGCACGGCTACGGGGTTAAGACCCTCGGCATCCGCCGCGTCGGCCATCTCCTCGCCACGTCCGACAGCGAAGCGTGGTCGGTCGACGCCCGGCACAGCGAGCCGCTACCGGGCTGCGTCGGCACGCACAAGAAGTGCGTGTCCTGCCTCGACTACGCCCTGACGTGGCGGGGGCGTCTGATCCACTCCCTCCGCTCGCCGGAGCCCATCGGCGGCCAGCTGGACCTGTTCGAGGAGGGGATCGCGGCGTGA
- a CDS encoding zinc finger domain-containing protein: MSTIDGFRWSPSGPVRDTARDNPRSRRCPTCGAAPLEPCFRMRPGGRQVLADYHDARKQPPAEQPAAKLDPAAAGRRIAALGRLEAAIRAAHQRYERFSPDQRAYQAWAAGDVVPHRITQALDLRGLDGPGVDEACGVTEPQVDMWEAGELYPTWESLVLLAELTRFPPEFFTLAFDRPPLRAADTSLVHHIRQLPPDVDPVLEFLPSAVAAVVPAQEPT; encoded by the coding sequence GTGAGCACCATCGACGGCTTCCGCTGGTCCCCGTCCGGGCCGGTGCGCGACACCGCGCGGGACAACCCGCGCTCCCGGCGCTGCCCGACCTGCGGCGCGGCCCCGCTCGAACCCTGCTTCCGGATGCGGCCCGGTGGCCGCCAGGTCCTCGCCGACTACCACGACGCCCGGAAGCAGCCGCCCGCCGAGCAGCCCGCGGCCAAGCTCGACCCGGCCGCCGCCGGGCGCCGGATCGCCGCCCTCGGCCGCCTCGAAGCCGCCATCCGCGCCGCCCACCAGCGGTACGAGCGGTTCTCTCCCGATCAACGGGCTTACCAGGCGTGGGCGGCCGGGGACGTCGTCCCGCACCGCATCACCCAGGCCCTCGACCTGCGCGGACTCGACGGCCCCGGCGTCGACGAAGCCTGCGGCGTCACCGAACCCCAGGTGGACATGTGGGAGGCCGGCGAGCTCTACCCGACGTGGGAATCGCTGGTCCTGCTCGCCGAGCTGACCCGGTTCCCTCCCGAGTTCTTCACCCTCGCCTTCGACCGGCCGCCGCTGCGCGCCGCCGACACGTCGCTCGTGCACCACATCCGCCAGCTGCCGCCCGACGTCGACCCGGTCCTCGAATTCCTTCCCTCCGCCGTCGCCGCCGTCGTCCCCGCCCAGGAGCCCACGTGA
- a CDS encoding helix-turn-helix domain-containing protein, whose translation MPPNEVPGESDALERRRAAARRRLKHIRKAREDEPAAVLEAVNAGIEKNEIAALLGVTRQTVRMRLKSGNQQGTAGQSRDFPNGLPAGDGGEAGESPTSTGPRKQADGEPSPGTGTPESSGSEPSATH comes from the coding sequence GTGCCACCCAACGAAGTCCCCGGGGAATCCGACGCGCTGGAGCGTCGTCGTGCGGCCGCGCGACGACGTCTTAAGCACATCCGCAAGGCCCGGGAGGACGAGCCCGCCGCAGTGCTGGAAGCCGTCAATGCGGGGATCGAGAAGAACGAGATCGCGGCCCTCCTCGGCGTCACCCGACAGACGGTTCGCATGAGGCTCAAGTCGGGAAACCAGCAGGGAACCGCAGGTCAAAGCAGGGATTTCCCCAACGGCCTCCCCGCCGGGGACGGTGGGGAGGCCGGGGAATCCCCGACGTCGACCGGTCCCCGCAAGCAGGCTGACGGGGAGCCTTCCCCGGGGACGGGGACACCCGAATCCTCGGGGAGCGAACCCAGCGCGACGCACTGA